Proteins encoded in a region of the Ornithodoros turicata isolate Travis chromosome 3, ASM3712646v1, whole genome shotgun sequence genome:
- the LOC135388614 gene encoding netrin receptor DCC-like isoform X2, which translates to MLVHAVSASLVLVSCIVFHCIGAQSDEVTTASSSSNTTPSTPRHVEVANVTSSSITLRWQPPEFKNGPLEGYNVFFMPKNDHHPGNSFTTKATSATVASLIYNTEYIVHVKAYNKVNGTEHGSEAVGVTASTVIEAPTKVRKLHLVSRGDASAVVGWNPPLESNGPLDGYRVFWCLGVNTTPEGHQPRECKTQWLKGHVTRAKEVELLSSANYSVYVSPYNSVKNGTNGTFMLVGEEMKIYVETLREAPQAVENIKVHVVSQTSATILWEAVPEADGYIVEWCQDGNCTEQATNETEITIKDLRMGTSYNVSVVGFRTDPEGEKQTGPFRIAQVLFQESHGHAGQPRHSKYVAGTIVCSFLAVLLAIAIVYVWRRPWAKPGPTPYQRMSSLEQDDDDILFMKTEPTKSL; encoded by the exons ATGCTGGTCCATGCGGTTTCAGCGTCATTGGTGCTGGTGTCTTGCATCGTATTTCATTGCATTGGAGCGCAGTCTGATGAG GTTACAACAGCATCATCTTCGTCTAATACAA CACCTTCAACTCCGAGGCACGTGGAAGTTGCCAACGTTACGTCAAGTTCCATCACACTTCGGTGGCAGCCGCCGGAATTTAAAAACGGACCGCTTGAAGGATACAATGTGTTCTTCATGCCAAAGAACGACCACCATCCTGGAAATTCCTTCACGACGAAGGCCACATCGGCAACGGTGGCGTCTCTCATCTACAACACAGAGTATATCGTGCACGTGAAGGCGTACAATAAAGTCAACGGGACTGAACACGGCAGCGAAGCAGTTGGAGTGACAGCTTCTACTGTAATCGAAG CACCGACGAAAGTACGGAAACTACATCTAGTAAGCCGTGGTGACGCATCTGCCGTAGTGGGGTGGAATCCACCCCTCGAATCCAACGGGCCACTAGACGGGTACCGGGTGTTTTGGTGCTTGGGGGTCAACACGACACCCGAAGGTCACCAGCCGAGAGAGTGCAAAACGCAGTGGCTGAAGGGACACGTGACACGCGCGAAAGAAGTGGAACTGCTGTCCAGTGCAAACTACTCCGTTTACGTGTCCCCGTATAATTCCGTCAAAAACGGAACAAATGGAACATTCATGCTCGTTGGCGAAGAGATGAAAATATACGTAGAGACTCTACGAGAAG CTCCGCAAGCCGTGGAAAACATCAAGGTCCACGTGGTGAGCCAAACTTCAGCCACAATCTTGTGGGAGGCAGTACCTGAAGCCGACGGCTACATTGTTGAGTGGTGCCAGGACGGAAACTGCACAGAGCAAGCCACCAACGAGACTGAAATTACGATCAAAGATCTTCGCATGGGTACAAGCTACAACGTGTCGGTTGTTGGGTTCCGCACGGATCCCGAGGGAGAAAAACAGACGGGTCCGTTCCGCATAGCCCAAGTTTTGTTCCAGGAGTCGCACGGTCATGCAG GACAACCCCGACATTCGAAGTACGTTGCCGGAACCATCGTCTGTTCTTTTCTTGCTGTGCTCCTGGCCATTGCAATCGTGTACGTGTGGAGACGACCGTGGGCGAAGCC AGGCCCGACGCCATACCAGCGAATGAGTTCCTTGGAgcaagacgacgacgacatAC TATTTATGAAGACGGAGCCGACCAAGAGCCTATGA
- the LOC135388614 gene encoding receptor-type tyrosine-protein phosphatase delta-like isoform X1, with translation MLVHAVSASLVLVSCIVFHCIGAQSDEVTTASSSSNTTQRSRKVSAVTVTNVTSSKALIKWTENATVVTIRLWEDGDTRARYYTEKFNTELLIDDLHPWTLYRIELSTQGGSTNISIVVGEQSFKTLCAAPSTPRHVEVANVTSSSITLRWQPPEFKNGPLEGYNVFFMPKNDHHPGNSFTTKATSATVASLIYNTEYIVHVKAYNKVNGTEHGSEAVGVTASTVIEAPTKVRKLHLVSRGDASAVVGWNPPLESNGPLDGYRVFWCLGVNTTPEGHQPRECKTQWLKGHVTRAKEVELLSSANYSVYVSPYNSVKNGTNGTFMLVGEEMKIYVETLREAPQAVENIKVHVVSQTSATILWEAVPEADGYIVEWCQDGNCTEQATNETEITIKDLRMGTSYNVSVVGFRTDPEGEKQTGPFRIAQVLFQESHGHAGQPRHSKYVAGTIVCSFLAVLLAIAIVYVWRRPWAKPGPTPYQRMSSLEQDDDDILFMKTEPTKSL, from the exons ATGCTGGTCCATGCGGTTTCAGCGTCATTGGTGCTGGTGTCTTGCATCGTATTTCATTGCATTGGAGCGCAGTCTGATGAG GTTACAACAGCATCATCTTCGTCTAATACAA CCCAACGTTCAAGGAAAGTGTCCGCCGTCACTGTAACCAACGTGACAAGTTCCAAGGCCCTCATCAAATGGACGGAGAACGCGACAGTGGTCACGATCAGACTGTGGGAAGATGGTGACACTCGTGCAAGATACTATACGGAAAAATTCAACACCGAGTTGTTAATCGACGACCTCCACCCATGGACACTATACAGAATCGAACTGAGCACTCAAGGAGGTTCCACAAACATCAGCATTGTAGTAGGCGAGCAGTCGTTCAAAACTCTCTGTGCAG CACCTTCAACTCCGAGGCACGTGGAAGTTGCCAACGTTACGTCAAGTTCCATCACACTTCGGTGGCAGCCGCCGGAATTTAAAAACGGACCGCTTGAAGGATACAATGTGTTCTTCATGCCAAAGAACGACCACCATCCTGGAAATTCCTTCACGACGAAGGCCACATCGGCAACGGTGGCGTCTCTCATCTACAACACAGAGTATATCGTGCACGTGAAGGCGTACAATAAAGTCAACGGGACTGAACACGGCAGCGAAGCAGTTGGAGTGACAGCTTCTACTGTAATCGAAG CACCGACGAAAGTACGGAAACTACATCTAGTAAGCCGTGGTGACGCATCTGCCGTAGTGGGGTGGAATCCACCCCTCGAATCCAACGGGCCACTAGACGGGTACCGGGTGTTTTGGTGCTTGGGGGTCAACACGACACCCGAAGGTCACCAGCCGAGAGAGTGCAAAACGCAGTGGCTGAAGGGACACGTGACACGCGCGAAAGAAGTGGAACTGCTGTCCAGTGCAAACTACTCCGTTTACGTGTCCCCGTATAATTCCGTCAAAAACGGAACAAATGGAACATTCATGCTCGTTGGCGAAGAGATGAAAATATACGTAGAGACTCTACGAGAAG CTCCGCAAGCCGTGGAAAACATCAAGGTCCACGTGGTGAGCCAAACTTCAGCCACAATCTTGTGGGAGGCAGTACCTGAAGCCGACGGCTACATTGTTGAGTGGTGCCAGGACGGAAACTGCACAGAGCAAGCCACCAACGAGACTGAAATTACGATCAAAGATCTTCGCATGGGTACAAGCTACAACGTGTCGGTTGTTGGGTTCCGCACGGATCCCGAGGGAGAAAAACAGACGGGTCCGTTCCGCATAGCCCAAGTTTTGTTCCAGGAGTCGCACGGTCATGCAG GACAACCCCGACATTCGAAGTACGTTGCCGGAACCATCGTCTGTTCTTTTCTTGCTGTGCTCCTGGCCATTGCAATCGTGTACGTGTGGAGACGACCGTGGGCGAAGCC AGGCCCGACGCCATACCAGCGAATGAGTTCCTTGGAgcaagacgacgacgacatAC TATTTATGAAGACGGAGCCGACCAAGAGCCTATGA